The Deltaproteobacteria bacterium genomic sequence ACCCTCAGCGATTATGAGACCGGGGGCATATTCCCGCCGGTGACCTACACCCATCAGAGCCATGCGCCGTCGGAAAAAGTGAAATTCTTCAAAGCCGACGTGCCCAATAACCGGCTCGTACCTATAACGGACTGGCGCAGTCCGAAACAGATGTAGTCCTTCTTGCCGATCGGAGCCTTCGATGGGCTCCGTCGGTATTCCGATATTATGCTGAAATGCAGGTCAGCGCCTCGGAAAACAACCCCTCGAGCGTCCACGCAGCGGAGATTCGCCGTTTTCAAGTTCGAACCCTCAAAGTTGGCTC encodes the following:
- a CDS encoding pentapeptide repeat-containing protein, with amino-acid sequence MRGTVVSQGDLQGIHLVQADLRGANFEGSNLKTANLRCVDARGVVFRGADLHFSIISEYRRSPSKAPIGKKDYICFGLRQSVIGTSRLLGTSALKNFTFSDGAWL